A DNA window from Vigna angularis cultivar LongXiaoDou No.4 chromosome 1, ASM1680809v1, whole genome shotgun sequence contains the following coding sequences:
- the LOC128194422 gene encoding uncharacterized protein LOC128194422 has product MPETESDSEDDTGPRPESDGMGEERSEVGSHRAANRPAPAGRVRALHPFTAAIMEEQVPDRTFPALEKYDGSGDPEEHLRSFVDAMTIYSPRENVWCRVFSLSIKGEALAWFHSLKPRTINSFATLRDMFERQFSAGRARNLTYLELTNIKQEKGESLRVFMDRFNRTARQVRGVGKKFTISTLATALRPSPFADNLFAEPPLTLDELQERAARFIRIEEMRAVQRRQQEQGTSAGQEKKEVKKPFVPNERPKGQKFRDGPRGGRYDQYTPLNAPRMRVLEEALSSDLLRVRPSKSSLKANGTKHCTYHLNIGHNTEECTMLKDKVEELIRAGHLRKFVKEERKTRSPPRRTRVERGDRREDRRPERRRSRSRSHDRSLRGTINTISGGFAGGSSASARKRNLRELKSVHRVDVRKRHMPPITFTDEDFHAPDPNEDDPMVITAVIARYSVGKVLVD; this is encoded by the coding sequence ATGCCTGAAACTGAGTCGGATTCAGAGGATGACACAGGACCTAGGCCGGAGAGTGATGGTATGGGGGAAGAGCGTAGTGAGGTTGGTTCGCATCGGGCTGCTAACCGTCCGGCTCCAGCTGGTCGGGTTAGAGCACTGCATCCGTTTACGGCTGCGATTATGGAGGAACAGGTCCCGGACCGAACGTTCCCAGCTTTGGAAAAATATGACGGCTCGGGCGATCCGGAGGAGCATTTGAGGTCCTTTGTGGACGCAATGACTATATATTCACCTAGGGAGAATGTGTGGTGCAGGGTCTTTTCTTTATCAATAAAAGGAGAAGCTTTAGCCTGGTTCCACTCATTGAAACCACGAACCATCAATAGTTTCGCAACATTGAGGGACATGTTCGAACGCCAGTTTTCGGCGGGACGAGCGCGGAATCTGACGTATCTGGAATTAACCAATATAAAGCAGGAAAAAGGAGAAAGTCTTAGGGTTTTCATGGACAGGTTCAACCGAACCGCGCGGCAAGTAAGGGGGGTGGGCAAGAAGTTTACCATCAGTACTTTGGCGACCGCATTGAGACCCTCCCCGTTCGCTGATAACCTGTTCGCTGAGCCCCCATTAACCCTGGACGAATTACAAGAAAGGGCCGCTCGTTTCATTAGAATTGAAGAGATGAGGGCGGTCCAGCGAAGGCAACAGGAGCAGGGGACGAGCGCGGggcaagagaagaaagaagtcAAGAAACCGTTCGTCCCAAACGAACGGCCAAAGGGCCAGAAATTTAGAGATGGCCCTAGGGGAGGAAGGTACGACCAATACACCCCATTGAACGCACCAAGAATGAGGGTACTGGAAGAAGCTCTGAGTTCGGATCTCTTGAGGGTGAGACCATCTAAGTCATCACTGAAGGCAAATGGAACTAAACACTGTACTTATCACTTGAACATAGGGCACAACACCGAGGAGTGCACGATGTTGAAGGATAAGGTAGAGGAATTGATCCGAGCGGGTCACTTACGGAAGTTTgtgaaggaagaaaggaagacaAGGAGCCCGCCTAGGAGGACGAGGGTGGAAAGAGGCGATAGAAGAGAAGACCGGCGGCCCGAGCGCAGGAGGAGTAGAAGCCGCAGCCATGACCGATCGCTGCGAGGGACCATAAACACCATCTCAGGTGGGTTTGCGGGAGGATCGTCGGCGTCTGCAAGGAAAAGGAACTTAAGGGAGCTTAAGAGCGTACATAGGGTAGATGTGAGGAAGCGGCACATGCCGCCAATCACGTTTACGGATGAAGATTTCCATGCTCCCGACCCGAATGAAGATGATCCGATGGTGATAACGGCAGTTATCGCTAGATATAGCGTGGGAAAGGTATTGGTAGATTAA
- the LOC108337340 gene encoding protein Brevis radix-like 4, which translates to MLTCIARPKKPDESDPNNATTAAKSQAIKSLTSQIRDMALKASGAYKHCAPCTGPAAQGRVRGNTESDADSDRFRWSYRRTGSSSSTTTRTWGKEMEARLKGISSGEGTPNSASGRRAEPLVLFVEENEPKEWVAQVEPGVLITFVSLPGGGNDLKRIRFSREMFNKWQAQRWWADNYDKVMELYNVQRFSRQAFPLPTPPRSEDESTKLESAEASPVTPPLTRERLPRTIYRPTGMGMGYSSSDSFDHQSMQSRHFYDSNGLNSTPKVSTISAAKTEISSMDASIRSSSSREADRSGDLSISNASELETEWVEQDEPGVYITIRALSGGARELKRVRFSREKFGEMHARLWWEENRARIHEQYL; encoded by the exons ATGCTTACGTGCATAGCTCGTCCGAAGAAACCTGATGAGTCAGATCCAAACAACGCGACAACCGCTGCTAAATCGCAAGCCATCAAATCCCTTACTTCTCAG ATAAGGGATATGGCGTTGAAGGCTTCGGGTGCGTACAAGCATTGCGCTCCGTGCACAGGGCCAGCGGCGCAGGGACGAGTGCGGGGCAACACCGAGTCGGACGCGGACTCCGACCGGTTCCGGTGGTCGTACCGGCGGACAGGAAGTTCAAGCTCGACGACGACTCGGACGTGGGGGAAGGAGATGGAGGCGCGGCTAAAGGGGATATCGAGCGGGGAGGGGACGCCAAACTCCGCGAGCGGACGGCGAGCGGAGCCGTTGGTGCTGTTCGTGGAAGAGAACGAGCCGAAGGAGTGGGTGGCCCAGGTGGAGCCTGGCGTTCTGATTACCTTCGTGTCGTTGCCAGGTGGCGGTAACGATCTCAAACGCATACGGTTCAG TCGAGAGATGTTCAATAAATGGCAAGCACAAAGGTGGTGGGCAGACAACTACGACAAAGTTATGGAACTTTACAATGTTCAAAGGTTTAGCCGCCAAGCATTCCCTCTTCCAACGCCACCAAGATCTGAAGACGAG AGCACAAAGCTTGAATCAGCAGAAGCCAGTCCTGTAACACCTCCACTGACCAGGGAACGGTTACCTCGTACTATTTACCGTCCAACAGGGATGGGAATGGGATACTCATCCTCAGATTCATTTGATCATCAGTCAATGCAATCCCGGCATTTCTACGACTCAAATGGTTTGAACTCTACCCCAAAAGTCTCCACTATTAGTGCGGCCAAGACGGAGATATCATCAATGGATGCTTCTATCAGAAGTAGCTCATCCAGAGAGGCTGATCGCTCTGGTGATTTATCAATCAGCAATGCCAGTGAGTTGGAGACTGAGTGGGTTGAACAGGATGAACCTGGGGTTTACATTACAATCAGAGCATTGTCAGGCGGCGCAAGGGAGCTCAAACGAGTCAGGTTTAG CCGAGAAAAATTTGGAGAGATGCATGCTAGATTATGGTGGGAGGAGAACCGTGCCAGAATACATGAACAATACTTGTGA